A window from Drosophila yakuba strain Tai18E2 chromosome 3L, Prin_Dyak_Tai18E2_2.1, whole genome shotgun sequence encodes these proteins:
- the LOC6533933 gene encoding facilitated trehalose transporter Tret1 isoform X2 translates to MVHTSTSNNAQKWPQYVAALAAAGGAFAAGTVLGWTSPAETVIVHDQEGYDFPIDADQFSWVGSAMTLGAACVCIPIGFLINMIGRKWTMLLLVLPFILGWAMLIWASNLGMLYASRFILGIAGGAFCVTAPMYTGEIAQKEIRGTLGSFFQLMITIGILFVYAVGAGVNIFWLSVICGILPLVFGVIFFFMPESPTYLVSKDRSENAIKSIQWLRGKEYDYEPELAELREIDRETKASKVNVWAALNRPVTRKALAISMGLMFFQQVCGINAVIFYSSRIFKEANTGIGPQWATIIIGIMQVVATFVSTLVVDKLGRRILLLASGIAMAISTTAIGVYFYLQDQDINQVASLGWLPVGSLCLFIIMFSIGYGPVPWLMMGELFATDIKGFAGSLAGTSNWLLAFVVTKTFVNLNEGMGIGGTFWLFAGLTVLGVIFVFFAVPETKGKSLNEIQQELAGNRSTPEAIPAEK, encoded by the exons ATGGTGCATACGTCGACTTCGAATAACGCCCAGAAGTGGCCGCAATATGTCGCCGCATTGGCTGCAGCTGGTGGCGCCTTCGCCGCCGGTACCGTCCTGGGTTGGACATCGCCGGCCGAAACGGTGATCGTGCACGACCAGGAAGGATACGATTTCCCCATTGACGCAGATCAGTTTTCGTGGGTGGGATCGGCCATGACGCTGGGTGCCGCCTGTGTGTGCATTCCCATTGGCTTCCTGATCAATATGATTGGCCGAAAGTGGACcatgctgttgctggtgctgcccTTCATCCTCGGTTGGGCCATGCTCATCTGGGCGTCCAATCTGGGTATGCTGTATGCCTCCCGTTTCATCCTCGGTATCGCCGGTGGAGCCTTCTGTGTGACCGCTCCCATGTACACGGGTGAGATTGCCCAGAAGGAAATTCGCGGAACGCTGGGCAGCTTCTTCCAGCTGATGATAACCATTGGTATCCTGTTCGTCTATGCCGTCGGAGCCGGTGTGAACATATTCTGGTTGAGCGTCATTTGTGGCATATTGCCCCTCGTCTTTGGCGTCATCTTCTTCTTCATGCCAGAATCGCCCACCTACTTG GTTTCCAAAGATCGGTCGGAGAACGCCATCAAGTCCATTCAATGGCTGCGTGGCAAGGAATACGACTACGAGCCAGAGCTGGCGGAGCTGCGTGAAATCGATCGGGAAACCAAGGCCAGCAAGGTGAACGTGTGGGCTGCCCTGAACCGTCCCGTCACTCGGAAGGCTTTGGCCATCAGCATGGGTCTTATGTTCTTCCAGCAGGTTTGCGGAATCAACGCTGTTATTTTCTACTCTTCGAGGATCTTCAAG GAAGCCAATACTGGCATCGGACCCCAGTGGGCAACGATCATCATCGGCATCATGCAGGTGGTGGCCACCTTTGTCTCCACCCTGGTTGTGGATAAACTGGGCCGTCGCATCCTTCTGTTGGCTTCTGGAATTGCCATGGCCATTTCCACCACCGCCATTGGAGTGTACTTCTACCTCCAGGACCAGGACATCAATCAAGTGGCAAGTCTGGGCTGGCTCCCAGTGGGCAGCTTGTGTCTGTTCATCATCATGTTCTCGATTGGCTATGGACCGGTGCCATGGCTGATGATGGGAGAGCTCTTTGCCACCGACATTAAGGGATTCGCTGGATCGCTGGCCGGAACATCCAACTGGCTATTGGCCTTTGTGGTTACCAAGACGTTTGTGAACTTGAACGAGGGCATGGGCATTGGCGGAACCTTCTGGCTCTTCGCTGGTCTGACTGTTCTGGGAGTGATATTCGTTTTCTTCGCCGTGCCGGAAACGAAGGGCAAGAGTCTTAATGAGATTCAGCAGGAGCTGGCTGGCAACCGGTCGACTCCTGAAGCTATTCCCGCGGAAAAGTAA
- the LOC6533933 gene encoding facilitated trehalose transporter Tret1-2 homolog isoform X1 has translation MSTASSSNSSGEEPNKKSGSNNEESSHLLESAENGAKYGSRQPVKIVKASDNGRTSSTPHDQENLLDNMVHTSTSNNAQKWPQYVAALAAAGGAFAAGTVLGWTSPAETVIVHDQEGYDFPIDADQFSWVGSAMTLGAACVCIPIGFLINMIGRKWTMLLLVLPFILGWAMLIWASNLGMLYASRFILGIAGGAFCVTAPMYTGEIAQKEIRGTLGSFFQLMITIGILFVYAVGAGVNIFWLSVICGILPLVFGVIFFFMPESPTYLVSKDRSENAIKSIQWLRGKEYDYEPELAELREIDRETKASKVNVWAALNRPVTRKALAISMGLMFFQQVCGINAVIFYSSRIFKEANTGIGPQWATIIIGIMQVVATFVSTLVVDKLGRRILLLASGIAMAISTTAIGVYFYLQDQDINQVASLGWLPVGSLCLFIIMFSIGYGPVPWLMMGELFATDIKGFAGSLAGTSNWLLAFVVTKTFVNLNEGMGIGGTFWLFAGLTVLGVIFVFFAVPETKGKSLNEIQQELAGNRSTPEAIPAEK, from the exons ATGTCCACCGCATCTTCGAGCAACTCCAGCGGCGAGGAGCCCAACAAAAAGTCCGGCTCCAACAACGAGGAGAGCTCCCACCTGCTGGAGTCCGCCGAAAATGGAGCCAAGTACGGCTCCAGACAGCCGGTCAAAATCGTCAAAGCCAGCGATAATGGACGCACTAGCTCCACCCCACAT GATCAGGAGAATCTACTGGACAACATGGTGCATACGTCGACTTCGAATAACGCCCAGAAGTGGCCGCAATATGTCGCCGCATTGGCTGCAGCTGGTGGCGCCTTCGCCGCCGGTACCGTCCTGGGTTGGACATCGCCGGCCGAAACGGTGATCGTGCACGACCAGGAAGGATACGATTTCCCCATTGACGCAGATCAGTTTTCGTGGGTGGGATCGGCCATGACGCTGGGTGCCGCCTGTGTGTGCATTCCCATTGGCTTCCTGATCAATATGATTGGCCGAAAGTGGACcatgctgttgctggtgctgcccTTCATCCTCGGTTGGGCCATGCTCATCTGGGCGTCCAATCTGGGTATGCTGTATGCCTCCCGTTTCATCCTCGGTATCGCCGGTGGAGCCTTCTGTGTGACCGCTCCCATGTACACGGGTGAGATTGCCCAGAAGGAAATTCGCGGAACGCTGGGCAGCTTCTTCCAGCTGATGATAACCATTGGTATCCTGTTCGTCTATGCCGTCGGAGCCGGTGTGAACATATTCTGGTTGAGCGTCATTTGTGGCATATTGCCCCTCGTCTTTGGCGTCATCTTCTTCTTCATGCCAGAATCGCCCACCTACTTG GTTTCCAAAGATCGGTCGGAGAACGCCATCAAGTCCATTCAATGGCTGCGTGGCAAGGAATACGACTACGAGCCAGAGCTGGCGGAGCTGCGTGAAATCGATCGGGAAACCAAGGCCAGCAAGGTGAACGTGTGGGCTGCCCTGAACCGTCCCGTCACTCGGAAGGCTTTGGCCATCAGCATGGGTCTTATGTTCTTCCAGCAGGTTTGCGGAATCAACGCTGTTATTTTCTACTCTTCGAGGATCTTCAAG GAAGCCAATACTGGCATCGGACCCCAGTGGGCAACGATCATCATCGGCATCATGCAGGTGGTGGCCACCTTTGTCTCCACCCTGGTTGTGGATAAACTGGGCCGTCGCATCCTTCTGTTGGCTTCTGGAATTGCCATGGCCATTTCCACCACCGCCATTGGAGTGTACTTCTACCTCCAGGACCAGGACATCAATCAAGTGGCAAGTCTGGGCTGGCTCCCAGTGGGCAGCTTGTGTCTGTTCATCATCATGTTCTCGATTGGCTATGGACCGGTGCCATGGCTGATGATGGGAGAGCTCTTTGCCACCGACATTAAGGGATTCGCTGGATCGCTGGCCGGAACATCCAACTGGCTATTGGCCTTTGTGGTTACCAAGACGTTTGTGAACTTGAACGAGGGCATGGGCATTGGCGGAACCTTCTGGCTCTTCGCTGGTCTGACTGTTCTGGGAGTGATATTCGTTTTCTTCGCCGTGCCGGAAACGAAGGGCAAGAGTCTTAATGAGATTCAGCAGGAGCTGGCTGGCAACCGGTCGACTCCTGAAGCTATTCCCGCGGAAAAGTAA